One Cyanobacterium sp. T60_A2020_053 genomic window, TCATGGACTCCACGCCTCTAAAAGGTTTTCAGGGCGCTATGAAACCATTTTATGGTTTAGTAAAACTGATAATTATTATTATAACTTGGATGCAGTTAGAGTTCCAGCAAAATATCCGGGTAAAAGACATTATAAAGGAGAAAAAAAGGGACAAATTTCAGGTAATCCACAAGGAAAAAACCCCTCTGATTATTGGGAAATAGTTTTGCAAGATTGGGAAAAAGAAATATGGGAAATTCCCAATGTAAAATCAAATCATCCCGAAAAAACTATTCATCCTTGTCAATATCCTATAGAATTAGTAGAACGCTGTGTTTTAGCTTTAACAAAGGAAAATGACCGTGTTTTTGATCCTTTTGCTGGAGTAGGCTCGTCAATTATTGCTAGTATTAAACATAAAAGAAAAGCCATAGGATGTGAACAAAAATTAGAATATATTAATGTGACAATAGATAGAATTAATAAGTATTACAATAATGATTTAAAAATTAGACCATTAGGCAAAATTATCCATAAACCAACAGGGAAAGAAAAAGTGAGTCAAATTCCCCCTGAATGGCAAGAAGAAAAGTCTATTTATCAACAATTAAATTTATTAAATCAACAGGAAAAAAATTAATGATTATTGGTGGATTGTATTCATTTAACAACGGTGAAAATTTTATTAATCAACATTTTCAGGATGAATTTAAAGAAGTTCAAGACGTGATAAAAAATATTAATGCACTCGAACATAAAACGAAAACCAGTAAAGAACAAACTATGGTTGGTAATATGTTATACAGTCCATCTTCTCTAAATAAATCATTCAAAAAAAAATTTAGTCAAAGAAATTGGCAATCAAAAAAAATTTCTTGTAATTATTCACAAAATTATTATACTTCTCATTATAAGCCTTCTAATCTTTCCACGAAAAGTAAATCAAGTCCTTTGGACTTATTTTTAGCAATTTCATGCTGTGGAATTTAGGTTATATTAGTGCAGTTTTTTAATTTTTACTAACCGTAATAAATTTGCATTCTGTAAAGGGTTTAATTTCCCTCATTTTTGCTTTTTCTGGGTCAAAATCTATGGGAAATTTAGTAAATAAATCATAACAAGCATTGGTTAAATTTGTTTTAGTTAAATCTGTTTCTTTAAGAATAGCTCCAGCTAAATTAGCATTAATCAATGTAGCTTCACTTAAATTGGCTTCCTGAAAGTTACTTTTTTTAAAATTAGTTTTATTAAGATTAGCCTTAGTTAAATCAGCCTGAAAAAAATTACTATAAGATAAGTCTAAATTATCTAATTTAGCTTCTTGTAAATTAGCATTTTTGAGTAAATTATTAGATACTTGAGACTGATTAAAACTGATTAAATGAGTATCTTTCAAAAAAATGATCATATAGCGTTTTCTTTCTCCATTTAACTCAGCTAATGTTGCTTGGGTATCAGCTCTTAATAGGTTAAAGTCCTGCTGTAATTGCCATGAGGAATAATTTAAAGTTAATTGGGTAATTTGATTAAGATAATTACTGAGAATATTATGACGATAACTTTCTAATTCCAGGTTATATTGAGCATTATTATCTTGAATTTGTAGTGGTCTATACAAAAATTGCTCACTAAAAATGTTGGAAATGGTCAGCGCCCCTAAAATTAGGGTAGTAGTAGAAGTAATTAAAGCGCCCACAATCGGTCCAATGGCGATTTCTGGAATATGCACTGAACCTGTTACTGCCAAGGCAATGGCACTTAAAAATGATGATAAGGTGCGCTGAAATTTGCTAAAAATGCGGGGTAGTAATGGCTTTTTTTTCTTTTCTTCCATCAGTAAATAAATGTGAAAATTTCACTTTAATTAGGGCTGAATAATTCAGAAATATTGATTCATCAAGGTTAAGACGGGCTACAGTCGTCAAAAAATATACAAAATTACGCTTTTTTTATAAAAATGTAGTTTAAATACGAGATTACATATAATACACTAAGATAGCAAAACTTCATCATTATCAATTGTCCATTTGTCCTTATGAATGCACTTTTCAGTGCCATCTAATTATACCGAAAGTTCCAGATAAAAACTTTTAACAAGAGCTTTAAACCCCTTACCTTGTAATTAAAATCCCTTATATTTTCAAGCAATCAGTTCAAATCAAACTGAGTTTATATTGAGTAAGTAAGTTAATATATATGAACGAAATCATAACATTAGGTAATTACCTTCATTAACGATGGAAGAATCTTTTACCCTTACCCTACAAATCATTATCACTGTTTGCGCAGGAATTAGCTCTCAGGTATTCGGGGAATATTTCAAAATACCTAGTATTGTCTTTTTACTCATTTTCGGAGTAATTTTAGGGCGAGATATGCTAGGTATTCTGCAACCTGAGTTGTTGGGGGTAGGGTTAGAGGTTTTAGTTGCCCTAGCGGTGGCGATTATTCTTTTTGAAGGGGGATTAAACCTAGAATTGCGTCAGTTAGATAAGGTATCGGGCAGTTTACGCAATCTCGTCACTATCGGTACTTTAATTACTTTTCTTTGTGGGGGGGTAGCGGCGCACTTCCTCGCTGAATTTCCGTGGGAAATTGCCTTTTTATACGCTTCTTTGGTGGTTGTAACTGGTCCAACCGTAGTAGCGCCCCTCCTCAAACAGGTAGCGGTGGATAAGAGAGTTGCCACAATTTTGGAAGGGGAAGGGGTTTTAATTGATCCGGTGGGCGCCATTCTCGCTGTGGTGGTATTAGATACCATTATTAATAGTTCTGCTGATCCTCTCGATATTATCACGAGGTTAGTATTTCGCTTGGGCATAGGGGCGCTAATCGGGGGGCTAAGTGGCTATTTTTTAGGATATTTTCAAAAAAATGCTAATTTTGTTCCTGAAGAATTAAAAAATTTAGTGGTTTTAGCCGGAGTATGGGGTACATTTGGACTCTCTCAAATGATTTTAAGTGAGTCGGGATTAATGGCAACGGTAATCGCTGGTATTGTGGTGCGCGCTTCTGGTATCCCCGAAGAAAGGTTATTACTACGTTTTAAAGGACAACTGACGGTTTTATGTGTTTCAGTTTTATTTATACTCCTCGCCGCCGATTTATCTATAGATAGTATTTTTGCACTAGGTGGAGGCAGTGTTTTAACCGTATTGGCATTAATGTTCATCGTGCGCCCTTTAAGCGTGATCATTTGTACTTGGAATAGTGGTTTAAATAGCCGTCAAAAGTTATTTATAGCTTGGATTGCTCCTAGGGGTATCGTTTCAGCTTCTGTTGCCTCTTTATTCTCTATTCTATTAACCCAAAACGGTATCAATGGTGGTCAATCTATTAAGGGTTTAGTCTTTCTCACCATTATGATGACGGTGTTTGCTCAGGGTTTAACTGCTGGTCGAGTAGCAAAATGGTTACGAATAACATCGGCTCAGGCGACGGGCGCTGTTATTATCGGTTGTAATCCCATCGGGCGCTTATTGGGGCGTATTTATCAAAGTCAAGGAGAATCAGTTGTTTTGATTGATACAGATACAGAGGCTTGTAACCGTGCCAAACAAGATAATTTACCTGTGTTTGAAAGTAGTGGTTTAGACCCGGATGTCATGGAAAAAGCAGGAATTACCTCCGTAGGCACTTTAGTCGCCTTAACAAATAATGGCGATGTTAATTTGATGATTGCCCAGCGCGCCATCGAAGAATTTTCTCCCCCCAAAGTATTAGCAGTTTTTCCTAATGAGAAAAAAGAAAATAATATTAAAGCTAATAAGCAAAAAATAGCCCAACCTTTTATTAACGATATACAAATCAAAACTTGGAATCAATACATTAACGATGGGTTATTTCGTCTCGGTAAAACTGTGATTAGGGGTGAGGGAGAAGCCATTGATTTTCAACAAATTCACCTCCAAGCCTTAATTACCGGAGGGGAATTATTACCATTACTGGTAAAAAGAAAAGACAAGTTAGAGATAGTCCAATCCACCGAAGAATGGAAGTTAGGAGATGAAATTATCTATTTACTACACGACCCTCGACCACAACTATTGAAAAGGCTATCGGGAGTTTCTGCCTCTCCTCGTCTCACTTTAGAAAAGTTACCCAAAGTGGAAGAAATACCTCTTTCGGTTAATGTTAAATAAGTTCTCGTACAAAATTAATTGTATATAAGCAAGGGGTTTAAACCCCTTGTTGTTATAGCTTTGAGAAAAATAAAAGTCACAATTAATTTTGCTTACTTACTTATATCAAGTCCATTTGATAACTTATAAATTAGTAAGATCAACATCTCAGTTCAATTTATTGAACGCAATACCATTGGTTCCGTGTAATGAATTACACGGTGGGTAAAGTGCGAAGATATTATCTTGTATAACAGATTATCCGAACTTGATATTAGACATCGACCGAATTTATTTTCTTTTGCCTCGTAGGAGTTGAATATTATTCAACCCGTATAGGGCTTTAGCCGTTAAAATAACTATATTAATAAAACCTGAGTTCGAGATAAAATTTTCGGTGCTGTAAAGGTGTCGGGTATCAGGTGTTAGGTATTAGGTGAAAAAATTGACAAAAAATATATCTTAATTGATTTTTTCAGTTCAATTTTGTGATCGAATTAGATCATCGTCTGAAAATTACACCTGAAACCTGCAACCTGCAACCTGAAACCTACCCTTATCAGGCATTCTTGCATCGAACTGAGGTAATAAACCACATTTTTTGTTTCTCGCCTCGATGCGCAAAGGCGCAAAGAGAATCTTTACTCATCACTATCTGAGTCAGTTTCATTAATTTGAAAATAGGATAACTTTGATAAAAATTTAACAGCTACCACTCCAGCAATGGTAGAACAGGAAGTAGCGAGAATGGTAGGGATAAAAATATCACTAGCCTCAGCGCCCATCAACGCCACCACAGTAGCTGGTAAAATCAACTGCACACTGGAGGTATTAATCGCCAAAAAAGTTGCCATGGCATTAGTAGCTGTGTCGGGATTAGGATTAAGTTTCTGTAACTCCTGCATCGCTTTCAAACCCAACGGCGTGGCCGCATTACCCAACCCCAGTACATTCGCCGACATATTCAGTACCATAGCACTAACCGCCGGGTGATCGGGAGGAATTTCAGGAAATAGCCAAATAGTAATCGGTCGTACTACTTTAGCAACTATATCAATTAAACCAGCCACTTCAGCAATTTTCATAATGCCGAGCCATAATGCCATGATGCCAATTAAACCGATGGCCAACTCTACCCCTAACTCAGCACTACTGATGGCGGCTTCTGTGACAGCATCTATTTTACCCGTCAGCGCCCCTACCACTACCGAAACCGCTATCATGGCAAACCAAACGTAATTTAACATAATTTTTTAGATAAGTAGAAAGGAAGATAATTGGGCAGTGCTGAAAAAGTGAAGTCGTGAAAGCAAATGGATAATTGACAATGGACAATGGATAATCAATTATGGCTCTTCTGCAATAGTTATGAAAAATTAATAATAAATAACGAACAAAACCTTTGATATATAATAGTTTTAGTATTTTTAAAATGCAATTGTTATAACTTTATGGTTTGCATTTTACCTAATACCTGACACCTTTTTTTAGACATAATTTATCATACTCAAAGTAGAAGAGCCTCAATTATTTAATTTTGCTCTTGTAAAACGGTGGAAATTAATACGAGGTCAATCATTCCATTATCATGATCAACGATTTTTGCTTCAATATCAGGACCAAAAAACTTAGTAATTTTGTCTAATTTTTCTTGCCAAATATCAAAACGAGTTAAAGGTGATTCAAACTGTAAAATTAAAGTATAATGACCATCTAACTCTACTTCCTGAATCGTAGTTAAAATGGGGCGCAGTTCATCCGTAGTGCTGAAACCTAGCTTTTGTAAAGCATAATCCAGATGCACTTCTTGCCCATAACGATAGCGCGTGACATCCTTTCTCAGTTGATTTTGAGTATAGGTAGCTTGACTTTCTCTTAGTTTAAGGACTTCTGGGGTGGTAGGTTGAGCGAAGGGAATCGGTTTTAATTCCGATGCTTTGAGGGCTAATCCCCCTAATAGTAAGGGAATACCATAAAAAAAACCAGCTAAATTGAGAGTAGAATTACCAACAAAATAAGCATAAAAACCAACTGAAGTTAAAATTGGTCCAACGATTAAACCGACGAGAGCGAGGGGTATTTTTCTAAGCATAAAATTGAATTGAAAATAGATAAAAATAATTTTAAAAGTCTGGGATTTGCAAAGTCAGTATCAAAATGGTTTACCCTCACCCCCAACCCCTCTCCCACAGGAGAGGGGAGTAATATTTTCTAATAAAAGGGGGAATTGAAGAGGGTTTTTCCACAAATAGACATCTCCAATAATTATTTTAGGAATCAATTTGAATGTTATTTTCATAAATTACTAATGTTTTCTAAATGATCCCTGTCGATAAACTAGAATTTCTGGAGAGGTCTAATGATTTAGGATTGCTATATGGTTATCGGGCTAGAAGCCCGAAATACCCTAGAAAAATGCTAATTTTGGGGAGGTCTAATCGATTATGTAGTTTCTTCCTCAATAACGGTAGTATTTTTGCTGGGATTATACTTTAGTAAAATACCTCTTTGACCTAAAACAAACCCTTGATCTTCACCGGAAAAAACAACTTTATATAAGTTAGAAGCAACGGTTTCAATATCACGATCTTTTAACCATGTTAAACCGTTATCTTCACTGACTAATAAATTACCGCTACCACCTGCTAACCATAATTGATTACCAGCGCCCTTCGCCATATCCAAAAAGCCCCAACTGGTAGAAAATTCAGGGTTAATGGGTTCTTGCCAATTTTCAAAATCATTAGATTTACTGAGTTGAATTTGTCCACCTCTGGCAATTAACCAAAGTCTGTCATCATCCAAAAAGCCCATATTTTGTAAACGACGAGATGAATTACGTTGATGGGGAGTCCATTCCGTATCTCCCGGTTGCCAAGTGGAGTAAAAATTACCGCGCGCACTGACTGCCACATACTTACCGCTAGGGGAGCGATTGATATTACGAGCCACCCCCACAGCGCCCTCCACCAAACCTTGCCAAGTCTTACCGCCGTCTTTCGTTTCATAAATTGCCCCTAAATTAGTCACCATTTCGGCGGTGGAGGGCGCTAAAGCAATAATATCGTTAGGGGCGCCGGGTAACTTGTCACTAAGGAGAATCCGTTGCCAATTTTCACCGCCATCGGTAGTATGTAAAAGAATCGAAGGCTCACCCGTTACCCAGCCTTCATCACCATAAAAGCTAACACCAGTAAAAGTAATTCTTTCTTTTTCTTGAATGTCGAGGGTTTTTGATTGCCAAGTATCGCCACCGTCTAAAGTTTCAAATAAACTGGCTTTTGTACCCACTAACCAACCATGATTTTTGTCATCTGTAAAAGCCACATCAGCAAAAGTCGCATCAGTATCAAGGGTAATAGTTTCCCAAGGATTTGTCTCCAAAGCAGGGGCATAAGCGCAGCTGACACACAATAAACCAATCATTAGCACCATGCCAATTTGCTTTAAATTTTTTAATAATCGATTCATAATTAATTTTTATACCTGAATAATTTAATTTGTAAAGTAAAAACTAATGAAAAATAAGAAACCGATGACTAAACCGCCAAAAATTAGGAGATTTTTTTGACCGGGAGTCATATTGTTAACGCCAAAACCATATTCTAAATTTTCTGCAAACCCAGAAGGCGCATCCGTTGCACCGATATTGACAAAAGCAGGTTGAGGGGCGCTACACACAGGACAACGCCATGATTTCGGTAAATCAGTAAACTCTGTATTAGGGTTAATATTATTTTGTAAATCACCCTTACTTGGTACATAACGATAGCCACAGGAGCGACATTCATAACTGGCTGGGGCTTGTTCTGCTAAGGTTTTCTCATTTTTTCCTGCTTCACTCATGACTTTATTGGGGTAAATCTTAAAAGTTCTTTAAGAATTATTACATAAAATTGGCTTTAGTCCCGTAAATCATTCCTAACTCCGTAGTTTCTACTCTATCTAAATTAGAAGTTTAAGAATAAATCAGCTCTGCTCTGTTACTTTGTCCTTTTTCTCAAAAAATAGAGGGTTTAGAACCCCATTTGTTTAAACGTGAGCAAATTTAACGGCAATGTCAAATATCTTTTAGTTTACCTTTGCCCTTTGTGTTTTTGAGAAGAATAGTGAATGAAATGACACTTACCATAACCTATGTAGAAAAATTCTACACTATTAACTCTTACTTAAGTAATTATTAAGTGACTAATTAAAGATAATATAAAATTGTTTTTTATGTGAAAATAACTAAGTATAAATACAGCTCTATCCTTTACAAATATATCTTTTCATCTCATTACATGAATTTTTGTAAAACATTGATCCCCAACATATATTTTTGAGTTTTTACCTGTTATCATGTGATTATTAGTACAAAATTAAATTTTTAAAAGCTAAATAATACTCTAAAGTTACAAATAAACTACACGCATTGAAAAAAGAGGAAATAAGCATGGTCATAGGCAACATTGATATTAAAAATTACTACAATTTAGGAGAGAGAGACTTTCCTAAGCAACAGTTAAGGCGTATTGATCTGCGAGGGGCAAAGCTAAGAGGGATTAATTTACAAGGGTCTGATCTTAGTTATGCTGACCTGAGAGATATTGATTTAAGTAACGCTGATTTGCGTAATTGTTATTTTAATGAAGCTAATTTGACGGGCGCTAATTTGACGGGCGCTAACTTGACGGGTGCTTATTTCATCAAAGCCTATCTGATTAAAGCTAATTTGCGTAAAGCAATTGTAAAAGAGGCTTATTTAACCGGTAGTTTTGTGACTCGTGCTGATTTTAGTAAAGCGGATCTCTGTGGCGCATTCCTCAACGGCGCCCACCTCAGTGGTGCCAACTTTAGAAGTGCTGTCTATGATAGTGCCACCCGTTTTGATCGGGGTTTTGAGCCTGAAAAACTAGGCATGGCAATTGTTTCCTCGTTTGAGGGCGCTATGAGCCATAAAGTCACCATTGGGGATGTGATTAGTAATTTGGAAAATATTGCTAGTATTACCAGTCGTTATTTAGGGGGAACTATTACGGCGAAAAACTTTGAACAATCTCGTCCTGAAGTGGAATGGTTACAGGGTTTTACTATGGACAAAAATAGTAAAATTACCTTTTCAGGATCATCAAATCAACAAGCTACAATGATTCAATTAAAATGGTTGGAAAAATGGACTAATTCTTTTGTTAAAAAATGTTCCATAATTGTCCAAGATTTGCCAAATATTATTGAAGACAAACATTTAACTATTCAGTCATTGCTAAAGAAGCAAGTGGTATGAAGTGAAGAACTGTAAAGCAAATGTTGAGAAATATTTAATAATTTAACTCTTAACATCAAAAGATATTAAAGTATAAATAGGTTGATTTGAAATAATTTTTAACTAATAATTAATTTACTTAATTAGGGATATTTTATCTATGACTTTTACACCGATAAAACCAAGTCGAACTGTTGAAAAAATTTCTCAAAATTTATGGAAAAGTAAATATCCAAAAAAACATGATCACTATACCATAGAAGATTTTTTTCATTTTGACCCTGTTAATGGCAGTATCAATGATTGGAATGATTCTCGCAACGTTTTAGTTACGGAAGATTTCATCGTTGGTTTGATTGAAGGTTTGGAAGAAGAAGTTGGACCTGCGTCTAGTGTCGTGATGTATAACATCGGCAAGGCATGGGGAGTTAGAGATGCGGACTTTTTCATGAATTGGTTTCAAAAAGAATATGAGTATGACAAGGATATTCATAAGATGAATCTTCTCTATGTCTTAGAAGCGTGGTGGTGGCCTTTTACTACTCAAGGATGGGGCAACTGGGATGTAGATTTGAGTGAGCAGAAAAACGGTTTTATGTTTGTTAATATTTTCGATTCCGCCGTAGCGCGCACCCTCGGCGATGTGGGTAAGCCTGTGTGTCACATTTACGCTGGATTAATGGCTGGATTTTTCAGTCGTTTTATTAATAAAAAATTAAACTGTATCGAAATTCAGTGTTATTCCATGGGAGAAACTTATTGTAAGTTTTTGTTGGGAAAACAAGATCGCATTGATGCTGCTACCTTCTGGCACAATGAGGGGGCGGGCGCTAGGGATATTGAGAAGAAATTAGTCAATGGGGAATATATGAAGTAATAATACCCTCACCGCAACCCCTCTCCCACAGCAGGGCGTTTTCAAAGTCAGGATCAAAATTGATTTGTTTTTGACAAGAAGACAATATAAGGATGATCCCCCCCAACCCCCCTTAAAAAGGGGGGAGATTCAGGGAGACAGGAGGATTTTTTACTATTAATTGATTTATTAGTAGTTAAAAACCTCTGAATTTCAGATTATTGGCTAGTTTGAGAAACTAACATTTTTGAGAATGAAAACGCCCTGCTCCCACAGGAGAGGAGCGTTAAGGAAAGGAGTTAATAAAAAATCATTACCAATTGTCCATTATTAATTAATACACAGTGGCATTTGTACACTGGAAAACAATGTATCTAATGGGAATCAAGCAATTATCAAAAGGAATTAGTGTCGGTAGATTTTTTGCCCAAGCTAACTGGCAAGGTTTAAAGAAAGCGATGGAAGTGGTTGAGCAGTCAACTACTAATGATGATTTTATTCCTAGTTTGGATCTGACGGTGAAAGATTTTTTTACCCATCATAATTGGCGCGGTGTCAAAAAAATGGCGGTTAATATGCCGGTGACGGGCGCTGTAGAGGAAAATTTCACTTTTTCTTTAAAAGTGTCAGTGAGTGATTTTTTCCAAGCTATGAAATGGGAGGGTACAAAGATAGTTTCCCCTGCTATGGTAGCTCAAAATCCAGTGATGGAAACAAAAAAAAGAATTTCTCAACCGAAACAAGAGTTAAATCTTGGTGATTTATCGGATTTATTTTAAGTAAGGAGAATAATCTATGTATCCAGAATTACAAGCATTAATTCACCAGGCAGAATATAGTTATCTGCAAAGTGAAAATTTAGAGAGTTTATCAGCGCACGTCACCGGTTTACAGGCTAAATTGAAAGTCTATAAGTTAATTAGAGATAAGGAGATCGACATATTTCAACCCGTAGCCGATAAATTGTTAGAAAAAATGTCGGGAGTGGCGCAAAAAGACTTAGAAACTTCTCTACAACATTGGTTATTAATCATGCGCTACGCTTCTATGGCAATGTTACTCAATAATCCTGAGTTTTTAGAGCGTCGCTTATTGGAATGGTTGACGGATATTGTCACGGTGCGTCAATCGAGGGAAATTGATCAAGCGGTTTATGATTCTTTATTGGCACAGTTAGCTAAAGTATTACCAGCGCCCTCCGGACTAGAATACATCAAACCGTTTTTAAGCCAAGCTAAAAATTATTTAATTAACGATCAAGTAACCGTATAAGAGGAAGTGAGTATGATTTCTATTGCGGATTTAATCGCCAAGCAACCCATTAAGGGTAATTATTTTGCCCCCGATGCCTATGTACAAGGTGATTTTGAGTTAGGCTTGTTGGAAACCAGACAAGGTTCTCGTTTAATCGCTTTACCTGAAGTCTTTTTACAGGGAATGTATGAGGGATTGGAGGAGGAAATCGGTCAAGCCTCTGGGGTTGTATTATACAACTGCGGGCGCTGGTGGGGTAAAAACTTTTACCGCCGTTTTGTGCTGGAAATTAGTGAATACTACGAAAAGGCTTTGGCTGATATGGAGATGATTGAGTTTATCAGTTCTCTAAAACAATGCTGGAAAACCCATGGCTGGGGAGTGGCTGATTTTGATTTTGACTATTATTCTCAGGGTTTTATTGTGGTAAGAAGTGTTAATTCACCTTTTGCTATGGCGGCACCCCCAAATCAGCGTTTTTCTTGTCAAACGGAAGCAGGGGTTTTAGCTTCTTTCTTCTCTCAGTTAACTGGGGAGGAGTTGGGGTGTCTGCAAACTAGCTGTGAGTCGATGGGCGCTGAAGCTAATCATTTTGTTATCGGTTTGGAAGACAGAATCAAACAAGGTAAACAGTGGTTAGAAGATGGTGATGATCACTTAACTATTATGGAGCGTTTTTGTCGTAATACTGCTGGTTAATTACTCCCCTCTCCTGTGGGAGAGGAGTTGGGGGTGAGGGCTTTTATCCCCCCTTAGGAAGCAGGGCGTTTTCAAAGTCAGGATCAAAATTGATTTGTTTTTGATAAGAAGACAATATAAGGATGATCCCCCCCAACCCCCCTTAAAAAGGGGGGAGATTCAGGGAGACAGGAGGATTTTTTACTATTAATTGATTTATTAGTAGTTAAAAACCTCTGAATTTCAGACTATTGGCTAGTTTGAGAAACTAACATTTTTTAGAATGAAAACGCCCCCCTTAGGAAGCGGGGAGATTTAATCGAATGATCCCTTGATTTTTGGTTCATGTTATTAACAAAGCAGAGAATTTTTTGAGGTATAAGCAGTGGCAAAAACAATTAAACTTGATCCCCTCGGTATGGAAACAGCAATTAAAACCAATGATAATTTATTATCGGGATTGCTGAAAAATGATCTTAACGTACTTCAAGAGTGTGGCGGTAGGGGGATGTGTTCCACCTGTCACGTTTACATTAAGGAAGGGATGGAAAGTTTATCGCCTCTCAACCGCCGAGAAAAGCGCACGTTGGAAGTTATTACCACTTGTAAAATGAATTCTCGTCTTGCTTGTCAAGCGCGGGTAATTGGGGAAGGGGTAGTTATCGAGTTGCCTTCGGGGATGTATCTTTCGCAAATTGACGATATTGATGCTTTGATTGGGCGCAGGGCGCAGAATAATATCTTACATCCCATTTCTGGCAAAATTCTTGTGGAAGAAGGCAAGTTGATTACTCGGTCGATGATTAGTCAATTACAGGATACAAAAGGGGAAGTTAATCAGTATCTCGCCCAAACTGAAGACGCTATTTAGGGCTTGATACCTTTTTGATTGTTGGGTTTCGTTATCTCAACCCAACCTACTTCATCTTTCTCCCCTCGCCCTTTGGGAGAGGGGGTGGGGTGAGGGATTTTAACCCCCTTGAGAAGCAGGGTGTTTTCAAAGTCAGGATCAAAATTGATTTGTTTTTGACAAGAAGACAATATAAGGATGATCCCCCCCAACCCCCCTTAAAAAGGGGGGAGATTCAGGGAGACAGGAGGATTTTTTACTATTAATTGATTTATTAGTAGTTAAAAACCTCTGAATTTCAGATTATTGGCTAGTTTGAGAAACTAACATTTTTGAGAATGAAAACGCCCTGCTTGAGAAGGGAGGAGATAAAGTGAAAAATACTAATACAACAGGAGTTTACAATCATGTTAAAACAATTTGCTGAGTTAACTTTAGAGGCTGACGGGCGCTATGCTCAAGATTATGAGTTAACTTTTTTGGAAGATTATTTCAAAACTCAAGAGTTGCGCCAGAGTGCATACATCAAAATTAGAG contains:
- a CDS encoding pentapeptide repeat-containing protein; this encodes MVIGNIDIKNYYNLGERDFPKQQLRRIDLRGAKLRGINLQGSDLSYADLRDIDLSNADLRNCYFNEANLTGANLTGANLTGAYFIKAYLIKANLRKAIVKEAYLTGSFVTRADFSKADLCGAFLNGAHLSGANFRSAVYDSATRFDRGFEPEKLGMAIVSSFEGAMSHKVTIGDVISNLENIASITSRYLGGTITAKNFEQSRPEVEWLQGFTMDKNSKITFSGSSNQQATMIQLKWLEKWTNSFVKKCSIIVQDLPNIIEDKHLTIQSLLKKQVV
- a CDS encoding 4-vinyl reductase, producing the protein MTFTPIKPSRTVEKISQNLWKSKYPKKHDHYTIEDFFHFDPVNGSINDWNDSRNVLVTEDFIVGLIEGLEEEVGPASSVVMYNIGKAWGVRDADFFMNWFQKEYEYDKDIHKMNLLYVLEAWWWPFTTQGWGNWDVDLSEQKNGFMFVNIFDSAVARTLGDVGKPVCHIYAGLMAGFFSRFINKKLNCIEIQCYSMGETYCKFLLGKQDRIDAATFWHNEGAGARDIEKKLVNGEYMK
- a CDS encoding phycobilisome protein, which encodes MYPELQALIHQAEYSYLQSENLESLSAHVTGLQAKLKVYKLIRDKEIDIFQPVADKLLEKMSGVAQKDLETSLQHWLLIMRYASMAMLLNNPEFLERRLLEWLTDIVTVRQSREIDQAVYDSLLAQLAKVLPAPSGLEYIKPFLSQAKNYLINDQVTV
- a CDS encoding 4-vinyl reductase; translation: MISIADLIAKQPIKGNYFAPDAYVQGDFELGLLETRQGSRLIALPEVFLQGMYEGLEEEIGQASGVVLYNCGRWWGKNFYRRFVLEISEYYEKALADMEMIEFISSLKQCWKTHGWGVADFDFDYYSQGFIVVRSVNSPFAMAAPPNQRFSCQTEAGVLASFFSQLTGEELGCLQTSCESMGAEANHFVIGLEDRIKQGKQWLEDGDDHLTIMERFCRNTAG
- a CDS encoding 2Fe-2S iron-sulfur cluster binding domain-containing protein; this translates as MAKTIKLDPLGMETAIKTNDNLLSGLLKNDLNVLQECGGRGMCSTCHVYIKEGMESLSPLNRREKRTLEVITTCKMNSRLACQARVIGEGVVIELPSGMYLSQIDDIDALIGRRAQNNILHPISGKILVEEGKLITRSMISQLQDTKGEVNQYLAQTEDAI